The window GTCAATCGATTCAGCATCAAAATAATGTGGCTAAAAATGAAGAGTTAAAGGCGGAAATAGCAGAAGTGAAATTGAGAACAAGAAATCAAGCGATCGAATGCATCGCTCGCCAGGACAatttaaaacaagaaattGAACTCTTAAGGAAAAAGTCAAATGACTCGGAAGAAACTTATAAAATTGTATTGGAAAACTCCAAAAGTGATTTGGCAAACTTAAGATTAAGCTTTGAAAAAGAACTAAAGTCGAAAGAAAAGTTGGCAAATGAAATAAGCGAGTTGAAATCTCAACTAGCATCCTATCAGAAAAACTTGGAAGATGCTCAAAATCAGATAGTAGCTAAAAATAGTTTGATCGATAGTCATTCTCTACAACTAAACCAAACTGAAATAAGTCTAAGTGATTGTAAGCGAAATTTACCGAAAATAGGTTGCAAAGATCTCCCATCGGGAattcatttaattgaaatttccGGACTGGATCCGTTTCGATCTTTATGCAAAGGCGAGATAGATGGAAATGGATGGATAGTTGTCCATAGGCGACTAGATGATAGCGAAAACTTTTATAGAAATTGGATAGACTTTCGAAACGGTTTTGGTGatttaaatggaaatttttttattggtcTTGAAAAATTGCATCGCATCACCCAAACGGATATTTATGAACTTTCCATAGAAATTGGGTTCCATAATGAAACTTTCGAAAATGTTAGATATAATCATTTCAAAATAGGTGATGAAACTAAGCAATATGAGATGGAATCATTGGGAGAATTTCGAGGCATGATCGACAATCAAATGGAGAAAGGCATAGGACAAAAATTCACGACTTACGATCGTGACAATGATTTGGTTAAGGGTGTGAATTGTGCGGCAAAATATTATGGAGCCTGGTGGTACAAAGGCTGTTATGGCCCGTAAGTAACCAATCAAATCATGCTTATACAATTATTTATCCACAATTTaatgtgtttttttaattctaGAAATCTAAACGGACGATATTATACAAGTGCAATCAGAAAATCGAATAGTATGAGCTGGAATGGTTATATGTCTCTGAAATCAGTACAAATGCTCATTCGACCAAAAAACTCTTCAAATCAATGATAAATcactaaaaatatatttttcaatgtttcctattttatattaatatttgaaatacaattttatttcGCGCATTTTATATGAAATTGAAGTCTTTGAAATGTGTTGGTGAATTggaaaaatgtaaagttattcAAATCGAAAGATATATGTATCGCTATGATAAGAGATAATCCCTGCTAGTGAGGGCTcaagtcaattttttttttaaaatttaaaggttatttaaaaaataaaatcagagggccggggctaactttgaccgcgtcaaagtttgaatacccttgcaagttttttggtaactttttccttgcCTCTAGCCATAAAAgtggaaataacgaagatattgatcaaagtcactgttttccaccgatcgttcctatgggagctatatgatatatttacgcgatctttatcaaattcggcacagtcagatatactaaacttacaaatatttaatttgaaagcaatcgcgttaaaagt is drawn from Drosophila willistoni isolate 14030-0811.24 chromosome 2R unlocalized genomic scaffold, UCI_dwil_1.1 Seg167, whole genome shotgun sequence and contains these coding sequences:
- the LOC124460324 gene encoding fibrinogen C domain-containing protein 1-like, with the translated sequence MESLGEFRGMIDNQMEKGIGQKFTTYDRDNDLVKGVNCAAKYYGAWWYKGCYGPNLNGRYYTSAIRKSNSMSWNGYMSLKSVQMLIRPKNSSNQ